The following proteins are co-located in the Paenibacillus sp. JNUCC32 genome:
- a CDS encoding YbjQ family protein encodes MIMTTTSTIEGYPVKRYIGIVNGEVIMGANVVRDFMASITDFVGGRSGAYENKLQEARDVAFAEMKDKAERMGANAIVAVDIDYEVIREGMLMVAVSGTAVVV; translated from the coding sequence ATGATTATGACAACAACATCTACCATTGAAGGTTACCCGGTTAAAAGGTATATCGGCATTGTGAACGGCGAAGTCATTATGGGCGCTAATGTAGTGAGGGACTTTATGGCCTCCATTACCGATTTTGTTGGTGGGCGCTCGGGAGCCTACGAGAACAAGCTGCAGGAAGCAAGGGATGTAGCGTTTGCCGAGATGAAAGACAAGGCTGAGCGAATGGGGGCCAACGCTATCGTAGCGGTGGACATCGACTATGAGGTCATTCGTGAGGGAATGCTGATGGTGGCCGTCAGCGGAACAGCAGTGGTGGTATAG
- a CDS encoding class II aldolase/adducin family protein, translating to MLNVETRNELCKYAKKIVDSGLVVGPGGNISARAGDKMYLSPSGFALEEIEPEQWIEVDIPTGDITDIGLRPSSEVLMHLYGYRSNPDIGAMVHTHPSHCIAFTLVEQELPVMFPDQAALVGRTAYIPYIIPTTDLLADAVAEKVTTASSILLGNHGLVTTGRNLREAYYRTQVVEESAKIYLSAKAAGTPVPLTDQEVDDIAALESEDYRIQLLQKMK from the coding sequence ATGCTGAATGTAGAAACGAGAAACGAACTCTGCAAATATGCCAAAAAAATCGTCGACAGCGGACTCGTTGTAGGGCCTGGAGGGAACATCAGCGCCAGGGCAGGGGACAAAATGTATTTGTCCCCGAGCGGTTTCGCGCTGGAGGAGATCGAGCCGGAGCAATGGATCGAAGTGGATATCCCGACGGGCGATATTACCGATATTGGACTGCGGCCTTCCTCCGAAGTGCTGATGCACCTGTACGGATACCGCAGCAACCCTGACATCGGGGCCATGGTGCATACGCACCCGTCCCATTGCATTGCCTTTACGCTGGTGGAACAGGAGCTGCCGGTGATGTTCCCCGATCAGGCGGCATTGGTCGGCCGTACGGCTTATATCCCGTACATCATACCAACGACGGATTTGTTGGCAGATGCCGTCGCGGAGAAAGTGACCACGGCCAGCTCCATACTGCTGGGTAATCATGGACTGGTCACAACCGGCCGGAATCTGCGCGAAGCGTACTACCGGACCCAAGTGGTTGAAGAAAGCGCCAAAATTTACCTGAGCGCCAAGGCGGCCGGCACGCCGGTGCCGCTGACAGATCAGGAAGTAGACGATATTGCTGCTCTGGAGAGCGAGGATTATCGGATTCAGCTTCTGCAGAAGATGAAATAA
- a CDS encoding ABC transporter substrate-binding protein, with translation MKHWKGLSPLLAMMLLVTFILAACSSGDSGNSAGSEEGDLKPVTITYFSADSNANWASMQDAVGKKLTETTGVTIQAEFAVDGSNQKLPLMVASGEYPDLVYAKGDANLFVDSGAFIDLTDLIEEHAPNLKKLYGDYMNRLKWSNEDESIYVLPTLNAVDHQQLDAGGNFHIQHEVLKELGYPEIKTVKDFEKALKDYYEKHPTIDGQPTIPLTLNADGWRFMISVTDAAVIATGLSGDGEYYVDRETYEAKLHYRRPEDKEYFRWLNHLNATGILDNETFVQKTDQYEAKIASGRVLGVIDADWGFGNPTNALRTAGKENRTYARFPIQLDGTTKDASFQNAGYAAGWGVGITTSAKDPVRIIKFLDYLASEEGQILMNWGIEGEHYNVKDGKRVIPEDVQDRKVNDNASFTKESGIGLYNSLFPRYGDGAKDSTGNYYTTNFPEQIKANYTPSAKETLKAYGAEMWKDLWPKSEEFPTKPWGAAYLISPPIDSNIAITYKRVEEIVRKRIPEIILADPSQFDALYDQFIQDLNAAGAEKMEQEYSELVRDRVELWNN, from the coding sequence ATGAAACACTGGAAGGGATTATCGCCGCTCTTGGCTATGATGCTGCTGGTTACTTTTATTCTGGCTGCGTGCAGCAGCGGTGACAGCGGCAATTCCGCAGGCAGCGAAGAGGGAGATTTGAAACCGGTTACAATTACATATTTCAGCGCCGATTCGAACGCGAACTGGGCAAGTATGCAGGATGCTGTCGGCAAAAAGCTGACCGAGACGACCGGCGTTACGATCCAAGCCGAATTTGCGGTTGACGGTTCCAATCAGAAGCTGCCGCTGATGGTAGCGAGCGGTGAATATCCGGATCTCGTTTACGCTAAAGGCGATGCGAATCTGTTCGTTGATTCGGGCGCTTTTATCGACCTTACCGATTTGATCGAAGAACATGCACCGAACCTGAAAAAGCTCTATGGGGATTACATGAACCGTCTGAAGTGGAGCAACGAGGATGAATCGATCTATGTTCTTCCGACGCTGAATGCCGTGGATCATCAGCAATTGGATGCCGGCGGAAACTTTCATATCCAGCATGAAGTGCTGAAAGAGCTCGGTTATCCGGAAATCAAGACCGTCAAGGATTTTGAGAAGGCGCTGAAGGATTATTATGAGAAACACCCGACGATCGACGGTCAGCCAACGATTCCGTTGACGCTCAATGCCGATGGATGGCGATTCATGATCTCCGTAACGGATGCGGCCGTGATTGCTACCGGTTTGTCAGGGGATGGGGAGTATTATGTTGATCGGGAAACGTATGAAGCTAAATTGCACTACAGACGTCCGGAGGACAAGGAATACTTCCGCTGGTTGAATCATCTCAACGCCACGGGCATATTGGACAATGAAACGTTCGTTCAGAAGACGGACCAGTACGAAGCCAAGATCGCCTCGGGCCGCGTTCTTGGCGTTATTGACGCCGATTGGGGGTTTGGAAACCCGACGAATGCGCTGAGAACGGCCGGCAAAGAGAACCGTACCTATGCGAGATTCCCGATCCAATTGGATGGGACGACCAAGGACGCTTCGTTCCAGAATGCGGGGTATGCAGCAGGCTGGGGCGTAGGCATCACGACATCCGCGAAGGATCCGGTAAGGATCATCAAGTTCTTGGATTATCTGGCTTCCGAAGAAGGGCAAATATTGATGAACTGGGGCATTGAAGGCGAGCATTACAATGTCAAAGACGGCAAACGCGTCATTCCGGAGGACGTGCAGGACCGTAAAGTTAACGACAACGCCAGCTTTACCAAAGAGAGCGGAATTGGATTATATAACAGTTTGTTTCCTCGTTATGGCGACGGCGCGAAGGATTCGACCGGAAATTATTATACAACCAACTTCCCGGAACAAATCAAGGCCAATTATACGCCTTCAGCCAAAGAGACGCTGAAAGCGTATGGTGCGGAAATGTGGAAGGATCTCTGGCCAAAGTCGGAGGAATTTCCGACGAAGCCGTGGGGCGCGGCATATCTTATTTCCCCGCCGATCGACTCCAACATTGCAATCACCTACAAGCGGGTTGAAGAGATTGTTCGCAAACGCATTCCGGAGATCATCCTTGCGGACCCGTCCCAATTCGATGCCCTTTACGATCAGTTCATTCAAGATCTGAACGCTGCCGGGGCGGAAAAAATGGAGCAGGAATATTCGGAGCTGGTTCGTGATCGGGTGGAGCTGTGGAATAACTGA
- a CDS encoding SGNH/GDSL hydrolase family protein, giving the protein MRGTYASLSVVSTATNYIMEQDNVMTRTYRTYIKPRESGQLELRFWHSNSVDSTWDVGSVAKGSMPGGAWRIEAAYAADGGIGREGQVVLGTSVQVMFDGNPGKTVAPGETFWSDPLQIELPKGHDLAFTWTITTLSSGKTVPYNTEGLLVTAYEAEGNKADDEFGAAFVPAASRLVMPAFAGYARSVKQRMIFLGDSITQGVRTAKDGYQYWVSRIADGLGQDYSVWNIGSGWARAYDASADGPWLAKAAEGDIVAIALGVNDIDIGARSSRELLDDLSAIVKRLKQRGDGTKARIILFTVPPFNFMGDREAVWRTVNEAIRTRPPEGVDAVFDIADILSCPAPEEHRIEPKYMSSSDDPHPNGQAGAVIADAFLKWFEAQPKN; this is encoded by the coding sequence GTGAGAGGAACATACGCATCTTTATCGGTCGTATCAACGGCAACCAATTATATTATGGAGCAAGACAATGTAATGACGCGCACCTATCGTACCTATATCAAACCGAGAGAGTCCGGGCAGCTTGAGCTGAGATTCTGGCACAGCAACTCGGTAGATTCCACGTGGGATGTGGGCTCGGTGGCCAAAGGGAGTATGCCAGGGGGAGCGTGGCGGATTGAAGCGGCTTATGCTGCCGATGGCGGCATCGGTCGGGAAGGGCAGGTTGTGCTTGGGACAAGCGTGCAAGTTATGTTTGACGGGAATCCGGGTAAAACGGTAGCTCCCGGCGAGACGTTTTGGAGCGATCCGTTGCAGATCGAACTGCCCAAGGGACATGATTTGGCGTTCACGTGGACGATTACGACGCTTTCATCAGGTAAAACGGTGCCATACAATACGGAGGGGCTGCTTGTAACGGCTTATGAAGCTGAAGGGAATAAGGCGGATGACGAGTTTGGAGCAGCGTTCGTCCCGGCAGCGAGCCGCTTGGTCATGCCTGCATTTGCCGGGTATGCCAGATCGGTCAAGCAGCGGATGATCTTCCTAGGGGACTCTATTACACAAGGCGTAAGAACCGCGAAAGACGGCTACCAGTACTGGGTGTCCCGCATTGCGGATGGCCTCGGGCAGGACTACAGCGTATGGAATATCGGTTCCGGCTGGGCAAGGGCATATGATGCCTCGGCAGACGGTCCGTGGCTAGCGAAGGCAGCCGAAGGAGATATTGTTGCAATAGCGCTTGGGGTAAACGATATCGATATCGGAGCGAGAAGCTCCCGGGAACTGCTGGATGATTTATCAGCGATTGTAAAGCGTTTGAAACAGAGGGGAGATGGAACAAAAGCTCGAATCATTCTCTTTACAGTACCCCCGTTCAATTTTATGGGAGACAGGGAAGCGGTATGGCGTACCGTCAACGAAGCGATTCGCACCCGCCCTCCGGAAGGCGTGGACGCCGTGTTCGATATCGCAGATATTCTGTCCTGCCCTGCTCCGGAGGAACATCGGATCGAGCCGAAGTATATGAGCTCTTCCGATGATCCGCATCCGAACGGCCAAGCAGGAGCGGTGATTGCTGATGCTTTCCTGAAGTGGTTTGAGGCACAGCCGAAAAACTAA
- a CDS encoding rhamnulokinase, whose protein sequence is MSNSSAVLAFDLGASSGRALLGEITASNHDSPGILKITEIHRFANTPVQMGDHLHWNFPMLLQEVKHGIRKAFQDGYRPVSYGIDSWGVDYGLIDRNGELIGVPYHYRDLRTEGMVEETCKQVGRERLFQESGLQFMPFNTIFQLNAMLKAKSPMLDIADKFLLTPDLLNYFLTGVQACEFTMATTTQLYHVTEGKWNERLMDELGLPSSLFLEPVQPGSVIGRLQDAVAQELGVPAIEAIAVASHDTESAVVAVPANAARFAYLVCGTWSLLGTELPEPLVHPDVLEEDFSNEGGAYQSFQLLKNIMGLWILQECKRQWENEGLKYSYAELVELAEDAEPFRSLIHPDDLRFMNPADMTAEIRDYCLETGQPVPQSAGEYVQCILQSLALRYREVLERMEVLTGQAYDGLHMVGGGIQNELLCRYTANAMGRTVWAGPVEASAIGNMLVQFVANGTLRSREEGVELVKRSFPLAWYEPESSEDWEAAFRRYKSLIGQQQAQP, encoded by the coding sequence ATGAGCAATTCATCTGCGGTGCTTGCGTTTGACTTGGGGGCCAGCAGCGGCCGGGCGCTGCTGGGCGAAATCACCGCTTCTAATCATGACTCCCCCGGCATACTGAAGATTACGGAGATTCATCGTTTTGCCAATACCCCTGTTCAGATGGGAGATCATCTGCACTGGAACTTCCCGATGCTGCTCCAGGAGGTCAAGCATGGCATCCGTAAAGCGTTTCAGGACGGTTATCGCCCGGTCAGCTATGGCATCGATTCGTGGGGCGTCGATTATGGACTGATTGACCGAAACGGGGAGCTCATCGGAGTGCCTTATCATTATCGGGACCTCCGGACGGAAGGCATGGTGGAGGAAACCTGCAAGCAGGTTGGCAGAGAGCGGCTGTTTCAAGAAAGCGGCCTGCAATTCATGCCGTTCAACACCATCTTCCAATTGAATGCGATGCTTAAGGCGAAGTCGCCGATGCTGGATATCGCGGACAAGTTCCTGCTCACGCCGGATCTTCTGAACTATTTTCTTACAGGGGTTCAAGCATGCGAGTTCACCATGGCAACCACGACCCAGCTGTATCATGTTACGGAAGGCAAGTGGAATGAACGGTTAATGGATGAGCTGGGACTTCCCTCGTCCTTGTTCCTTGAACCCGTACAGCCGGGAAGCGTGATTGGCAGGCTGCAGGATGCCGTGGCGCAAGAGCTTGGCGTTCCGGCGATCGAAGCAATTGCCGTGGCGTCGCACGATACGGAATCCGCCGTGGTGGCCGTTCCGGCGAACGCCGCCAGGTTTGCTTATCTCGTATGCGGGACCTGGTCGCTTCTTGGAACCGAGCTGCCGGAGCCGCTCGTTCACCCGGACGTGCTGGAAGAAGACTTCTCCAATGAGGGTGGGGCTTATCAATCCTTTCAATTGCTGAAGAATATCATGGGCCTCTGGATTCTTCAGGAGTGCAAGCGTCAGTGGGAAAATGAGGGACTGAAGTATTCTTATGCAGAGCTGGTTGAGCTCGCGGAGGACGCGGAGCCTTTCCGCAGCCTCATCCATCCCGATGATCTGCGCTTCATGAATCCGGCCGATATGACGGCTGAAATTCGGGATTATTGCCTGGAGACCGGGCAGCCCGTTCCGCAAAGCGCCGGTGAGTATGTCCAGTGCATACTGCAAAGCCTGGCCCTAAGATACCGGGAAGTGCTTGAACGGATGGAAGTCCTGACAGGGCAAGCGTACGATGGGCTTCATATGGTTGGCGGCGGCATTCAAAACGAGCTGTTATGCCGGTACACGGCGAATGCCATGGGCCGTACGGTATGGGCCGGTCCGGTCGAAGCCAGCGCCATCGGGAACATGCTGGTTCAATTTGTGGCCAATGGCACGCTGCGCAGCAGGGAAGAGGGAGTCGAGCTCGTGAAGCGGTCTTTTCCGCTGGCCTGGTATGAACCCGAATCCAGTGAGGATTGGGAGGCGGCGTTCCGGCGTTACAAGTCCTTGATCGGACAGCAGCAGGCACAGCCGTGA
- a CDS encoding helix-turn-helix domain-containing protein gives MRSVHLDWFTTDEQFKFFIQYGGHEEDMYVHHHVDFSELVIVLHGHATHIVNTEESFIKKGDVFVINGTTSHGYKDPHEFRICNIMYKPEMLEFAGPEFKRSNGYQALFVLEPYYRNINHALSKMSLPISSLDYVSSVVDFMIEEYANKLQGYQTILRSRFMELVVQLSRQYEKQERHGAQIHLMHLAKAISFMEDNYLLPISREEIAAKSNISVRHLNRIFQSYYQTTPFAYLLQLRLEHACRLLKTTPLPISEISYRSGFNDSNYFTRQFSKVYGLSPKVYRKRR, from the coding sequence ATGAGAAGCGTACATTTGGATTGGTTTACAACGGATGAGCAGTTTAAGTTCTTTATTCAATATGGCGGACACGAAGAGGACATGTACGTGCATCACCATGTTGATTTCTCCGAACTCGTTATCGTTTTGCATGGTCATGCCACCCATATCGTCAACACAGAGGAATCGTTTATCAAGAAGGGGGACGTCTTTGTCATTAACGGCACAACCTCCCATGGATATAAAGACCCGCATGAGTTTCGTATTTGCAACATCATGTATAAGCCCGAGATGCTGGAATTCGCGGGTCCAGAGTTTAAAAGATCGAACGGGTATCAGGCGCTTTTCGTTCTGGAGCCGTATTACCGCAATATCAACCATGCCTTGAGCAAGATGAGCCTGCCGATCTCAAGTCTGGATTACGTATCGTCCGTTGTTGACTTCATGATTGAGGAATACGCGAACAAGCTGCAGGGCTACCAGACCATCCTGCGTTCGCGATTTATGGAGCTCGTCGTCCAGCTGTCACGGCAGTATGAAAAGCAAGAGCGTCACGGAGCCCAAATTCATCTGATGCATTTGGCGAAAGCCATCTCCTTTATGGAGGATAACTATTTGCTGCCCATTTCCCGTGAAGAAATTGCGGCCAAATCCAATATATCCGTCAGGCATCTGAATCGGATATTCCAATCCTATTACCAAACAACGCCTTTCGCCTATCTTCTGCAGCTCCGCTTGGAGCACGCATGCAGGCTGTTAAAGACGACACCCCTTCCGATTTCGGAAATTTCTTATCGGAGCGGATTCAATGACAGCAATTATTTTACCCGTCAGTTCTCGAAGGTGTATGGCCTATCTCCTAAAGTGTACCGAAAGCGCAGGTAA
- the fucU gene encoding L-fucose mutarotase: MLKGISHLLSPELLKILMEMGHADEIVLGDANFPAASHARRLVRADGHGIPALLNAILPLFPLDTYVESPVALMAVTPGDTVETPIWEDYRKIVQQFHAVPVDFDEMERFSFYERAKNAYAIVSTGEQALYANVILKKGVVV; the protein is encoded by the coding sequence ATGCTAAAAGGCATATCTCATTTGCTCTCGCCTGAGCTGCTGAAAATACTTATGGAGATGGGGCACGCGGATGAAATCGTTCTCGGCGACGCCAATTTCCCTGCAGCCAGTCACGCCCGGCGGTTGGTCCGGGCAGACGGACACGGAATCCCTGCGTTATTAAACGCCATATTGCCGTTATTTCCGCTGGATACGTACGTCGAATCCCCGGTAGCGCTGATGGCCGTCACCCCCGGAGATACCGTGGAAACGCCGATCTGGGAGGATTATCGCAAGATCGTGCAGCAGTTTCACGCCGTTCCCGTTGATTTCGACGAGATGGAGCGCTTCTCGTTCTATGAACGCGCCAAGAATGCGTATGCCATCGTGTCGACGGGCGAACAAGCGCTGTATGCCAATGTTATCCTTAAAAAGGGCGTAGTCGTTTAG
- a CDS encoding L-fucose isomerase — MTIENDYRWRDGFPKIGIRPTIDGRRRGVRESLEEQTMNLAKAVAEMLTKELKYPNGEPVECVIADTCIGGVAEATAAAKKFKNAEVGLTITVTPCWCYGTETMDADPSRPKAVWGFNGTGRPGAVYLAAVLSAHAQKGLPAFGIYGEDVQDEGDTRIPDDVQEKLLRFARSGLAAAYMRGQSYLSMGSVSMGIAGSIVDDSFFQEYLGMRNEYVDMSEFTRRLEEGIYDPEEYEKALAWVKENCTEGPDNNPDHLQNSRERKDLEWETVVKMTLITRDLMIGNPRLKELGFEEEAQGHSAIASGFQGQRQWTDHSPNGDFLETILNSSFDWNGRRSPYIVATENDSLNGVGMLFGYLLTNTAQIFADVRTYWSPASVERVTGYKLEGKAENGILHLINSGSAALDGTGEQELDGKPAMKPFWDITDEEVDRTLKATQWRPANLEYFRGGGYSTDYLTRGGMPMTMFRLNLVKGLGPVLQIAEGYSVDLPSEVHDTLDKRTDPTWPTTWFVPNLTGEGAFSSVYEVMNQWGANHGVISYGHIGADLITLASVLRIPVNMHNVPANEVFRPRAWGMFGTSDPESADFRACQNFGPLYK; from the coding sequence ATGACAATTGAAAACGATTACAGATGGCGGGACGGGTTTCCGAAAATCGGCATTCGCCCTACGATAGATGGCAGACGGAGAGGGGTAAGGGAATCCCTTGAGGAACAGACGATGAATCTGGCCAAGGCCGTCGCCGAGATGCTGACGAAAGAGCTTAAATATCCGAATGGCGAGCCGGTTGAATGCGTGATTGCGGATACTTGCATCGGCGGCGTTGCCGAAGCGACCGCAGCGGCCAAGAAGTTCAAGAATGCCGAGGTCGGCCTGACGATAACCGTTACGCCTTGCTGGTGTTACGGAACGGAAACGATGGATGCGGATCCTTCGCGTCCGAAGGCGGTATGGGGCTTCAACGGAACAGGGCGTCCGGGCGCGGTGTATTTGGCAGCCGTCTTGTCGGCCCATGCGCAGAAGGGACTTCCCGCATTCGGCATCTATGGCGAAGACGTTCAGGATGAAGGGGATACCCGCATTCCGGATGACGTTCAAGAGAAACTCCTGCGCTTTGCGCGGAGCGGGCTGGCTGCGGCCTATATGCGCGGACAATCGTACTTGTCCATGGGCTCCGTGTCGATGGGCATCGCCGGCTCGATCGTGGACGACAGCTTCTTCCAGGAATATCTGGGCATGCGGAACGAATATGTGGATATGAGCGAGTTTACGCGCCGTTTGGAAGAAGGAATCTATGATCCTGAAGAGTATGAGAAGGCGCTTGCTTGGGTGAAGGAGAACTGTACGGAAGGACCGGATAACAATCCGGATCATCTGCAGAACAGCCGGGAGCGCAAGGACCTCGAATGGGAAACCGTCGTCAAAATGACGCTGATCACCCGTGATTTGATGATCGGCAATCCGCGATTGAAGGAGCTTGGTTTCGAAGAGGAAGCCCAAGGCCACAGCGCGATCGCTTCCGGTTTCCAGGGGCAGCGCCAATGGACGGATCACTCCCCGAACGGAGACTTTCTGGAGACCATCCTCAACTCCTCCTTCGATTGGAACGGCAGACGTTCGCCGTATATCGTGGCAACGGAGAATGACAGCCTGAACGGAGTCGGCATGCTGTTCGGATACCTGTTAACCAATACGGCACAGATTTTCGCGGATGTGCGGACGTACTGGAGTCCGGCTTCGGTAGAACGGGTTACCGGCTATAAGCTTGAAGGCAAGGCGGAGAACGGCATCCTGCATTTGATCAATTCCGGTTCGGCTGCATTGGACGGAACGGGCGAGCAGGAGCTTGACGGCAAACCGGCCATGAAACCGTTCTGGGATATCACCGATGAAGAGGTTGATCGCACGCTCAAGGCCACGCAGTGGAGACCGGCTAACCTGGAGTATTTCCGGGGCGGCGGTTACTCGACCGACTACTTGACGCGCGGCGGCATGCCGATGACGATGTTCCGCCTTAACCTGGTGAAAGGACTTGGTCCCGTCCTGCAAATCGCCGAAGGCTATTCCGTGGACCTGCCGTCGGAGGTGCACGATACGCTCGATAAGCGTACAGACCCGACATGGCCAACGACTTGGTTCGTACCGAACCTCACGGGAGAGGGAGCCTTCTCCAGCGTTTATGAGGTCATGAACCAGTGGGGCGCCAATCACGGCGTGATCAGTTACGGACATATCGGAGCAGATCTTATCACCCTGGCTTCGGTGCTGCGAATTCCGGTCAACATGCATAATGTGCCCGCTAATGAGGTGTTCCGCCCGCGTGCATGGGGCATGTTTGGAACGTCCGATCCGGAAAGCGCCGATTTCCGCGCTTGCCAGAACTTCGGTCCTCTATATAAATAA
- a CDS encoding glycoside hydrolase family 43 protein, translating to MKFSNPILPGFYPDPSICRVGEDYYLVTSTFEYFPGVPIFHSKDLVNWKQIGHCLTSEKQLPLKNAGSSGGIYAPTLRYHEGWYYMTTTNVSGIGNFYVKSTDPAGPWSDPIPVAQQGIDPSLLFDDDGCVYFQTACCGDEGEGIYQCEIDIASGKKLTESRLIWRGTGGASPEAPHLYKIDDLYYLMIAEGGTEYGHMVTVSRSRHPYGPFEPCPHNPILSHRSRRSPIHATGHADLVQAQDGTWWAVFLGIRPVSYPMRHHLGRETYLAPVTWTADGWPSIGFEGRVEQVMDSPQLPECRWPAKPSRDDFDHASLGLDWVFLRNPLPGSWSLQEHPGYLMLRGNPSSLNDAASPAFVGRRLRHFSCNISAVLDFEPANEGEEAGLTVFMNERYHYDLAVKLINGEKTIVFRRTVGSLSVEQTSRCPEGPVVLRIEAMPEHFRFSMGQSSSEVLNMGSGETHLLATEVAGGFTGLMIAMYAFGDNGTTPALFDWFDYEVIDSRAE from the coding sequence ATGAAGTTTAGCAACCCCATCCTACCGGGCTTTTATCCGGATCCAAGCATTTGCCGAGTCGGCGAAGATTATTATTTGGTGACGAGCACATTTGAGTATTTCCCGGGCGTTCCCATCTTTCATAGCAAGGACTTGGTAAATTGGAAGCAAATTGGCCATTGCCTTACATCGGAAAAACAACTGCCCCTTAAGAACGCCGGGAGCTCAGGGGGAATTTATGCCCCGACCCTTCGCTATCACGAGGGCTGGTATTATATGACGACAACCAACGTCAGCGGAATCGGCAACTTTTACGTCAAAAGCACGGATCCTGCGGGTCCTTGGTCTGACCCGATCCCTGTCGCCCAGCAAGGCATCGATCCATCGCTGCTATTCGACGACGATGGTTGCGTCTATTTTCAGACGGCTTGCTGCGGCGACGAGGGAGAGGGCATTTATCAATGCGAAATCGATATTGCAAGCGGCAAGAAGCTGACGGAAAGCCGCTTAATCTGGAGAGGAACCGGGGGAGCCAGTCCGGAAGCTCCGCATTTATACAAAATAGACGATCTGTATTATTTAATGATTGCCGAGGGCGGAACCGAGTATGGACATATGGTCACGGTCTCGCGAAGCCGACATCCTTACGGGCCGTTTGAGCCTTGTCCCCATAATCCGATTCTGTCCCATCGAAGCAGGAGAAGCCCCATACACGCGACAGGACACGCGGATCTGGTGCAGGCTCAGGATGGCACGTGGTGGGCCGTTTTCTTGGGAATCAGGCCGGTTTCATACCCCATGCGCCATCATCTCGGCAGAGAAACTTATCTGGCTCCGGTCACATGGACCGCGGACGGTTGGCCGAGCATCGGTTTCGAGGGACGGGTCGAGCAGGTAATGGACAGTCCTCAGCTGCCGGAATGCCGGTGGCCCGCAAAGCCGTCCAGAGACGATTTCGATCACGCCTCCCTCGGTTTGGACTGGGTCTTTTTGCGCAACCCATTACCAGGGAGCTGGTCGCTGCAGGAACATCCGGGATATCTCATGCTGCGGGGCAACCCATCGTCCTTGAACGACGCGGCATCCCCTGCTTTTGTCGGGCGACGATTAAGGCACTTTTCTTGCAACATATCCGCTGTTCTGGACTTTGAGCCTGCAAACGAGGGAGAAGAAGCGGGATTAACCGTATTTATGAATGAAAGGTATCATTATGATCTGGCCGTAAAGCTTATAAACGGGGAAAAAACGATCGTATTCAGACGTACCGTGGGGTCGCTTAGCGTAGAACAAACCAGTCGATGTCCGGAGGGGCCTGTCGTGTTACGAATCGAAGCAATGCCCGAGCATTTCCGATTCTCCATGGGACAAAGTTCATCAGAGGTCCTGAATATGGGATCAGGTGAAACCCATCTGCTTGCGACGGAAGTAGCCGGCGGATTTACAGGGTTAATGATTGCTATGTATGCATTCGGCGACAATGGAACAACCCCTGCGCTGTTCGACTGGTTCGATTATGAAGTCATCGATAGCCGGGCCGAATAG
- a CDS encoding type II toxin-antitoxin system prevent-host-death family antitoxin: protein MRMTSTDMQNYFGKYLKIAEAGEDIIVTRNGRDIAKLIAYAGTDEPVLREEAVKYTADNDNVTYEDFLKLTEGSEQRHELIDGIVYNMASPSYNHQHAVNELHGTFYNWFRGKPCTPLTSPLDITLKKEEANICVVQPDLVVICDKDQIDEKGIYMGTPDLVIEVLSPSTRSKDMIPKLDLYRQCGAKEYWIIDPMKAQVILFSLSDGEIADVNYFSQAHDSFAESKLYLGLQVSMQDLFA from the coding sequence ATGAGAATGACTTCCACCGATATGCAAAACTATTTCGGAAAGTATCTTAAGATAGCTGAGGCTGGCGAGGACATCATCGTGACGAGAAACGGCAGAGATATTGCCAAATTAATAGCCTATGCCGGCACAGATGAACCTGTCCTGAGAGAGGAGGCTGTAAAGTATACAGCCGACAATGACAACGTCACTTACGAGGATTTCCTGAAACTAACCGAAGGCTCGGAACAGCGCCACGAGCTGATCGACGGGATCGTGTATAACATGGCTTCCCCTTCATACAACCACCAACATGCAGTTAATGAACTGCACGGCACATTTTACAATTGGTTCAGAGGAAAACCCTGTACACCGCTGACTTCTCCACTTGATATTACATTGAAGAAGGAGGAGGCAAATATCTGTGTCGTACAGCCGGATCTGGTCGTCATTTGCGACAAAGATCAAATCGATGAGAAGGGGATTTATATGGGTACGCCTGACCTCGTCATCGAGGTGTTGTCTCCGTCCACGCGTAGCAAGGACATGATCCCGAAGCTTGATCTATACCGGCAATGCGGCGCAAAAGAGTATTGGATCATCGATCCGATGAAAGCTCAAGTCATCCTCTTTTCCTTGTCCGACGGCGAGATCGCGGATGTGAACTACTTCTCGCAAGCCCATGACTCTTTTGCGGAATCCAAACTTTATTTAGGCTTACAGGTTTCCATGCAAGATTTGTTTGCGTGA